The proteins below come from a single Aegilops tauschii subsp. strangulata cultivar AL8/78 chromosome 6, Aet v6.0, whole genome shotgun sequence genomic window:
- the LOC109759085 gene encoding cell division cycle 20.2, cofactor of APC complex produces the protein MTLTDMTSPESSSGRCLSPSPWPPLQEAGSSPYMPSLCSPSGSPAVKRYGDRFIPNRSAMDMDMAHYLLTEPRKDKENAATPSPAKEAYRRLLPKKLFNNHTRILAFQNRLPVPANNFLAELRADAASIQDKPAKQRRYIPQSPERMLDAPGLVDNYYLNLLDWGSANVLSIALGNTVYLWDASSGSTSELVTVEEDDGPVTSVSWAPDGRHIAIGLM, from the exons ATGACTCTGACCGACATGACATCACCAGAGAGTAGCAGCGGGCGATGTTTGTCACCGTCACCATGGCCGCCGCTCCAGGAAGCCGGCTCGAGCCCCTACATGCCGTCGCTCTGCTCGCCGTCCGGCAGCCCTGCCGTCAAGCGCTAT GGCGACAGGTTCATCCCGAACAGGTCCGCGATGGACATGGACATGGCGCACTACCTTCTGACGGAGCCGAGGAAGGACAAGGAGAACGCGGCGACGCCATcgccggccaaggaggcgtaccgGAGGCTGCTACCTAAGAAGCTGTTTAACAACCACACCAGGATCCTCGCTTTCCAGAACAGGCTGCCTGTGCCTGCCAACAACTTCCTCGCAGAGCTGCGTGCTGATGCGGCTTCCATCCAGGACAAACCGGCTAAGCAGCGTCGATACATACCCCAG TCTCCAGAGAGGATGCTGGATGCGCCAGGCCTCGTTGACAATTACTACCTCAACCTGCTGGACTGGGGAAGCGCCAATGTGCTGTCGATTGCACTGGGCAACACGGTATACCTTTGGGACGCCTCAAGTGGCTCGACATCTGAGCTCGTTACCGTTGAGGAGGATGACGGCCCTGTCACTAGTGTTAGCTGGGCTCCTGATGGCCGCCACATTGCTATTGGCCTCATGTAA